From the genome of Papaver somniferum cultivar HN1 chromosome 2, ASM357369v1, whole genome shotgun sequence, one region includes:
- the LOC113349369 gene encoding inorganic pyrophosphatase 1-like, translated as MAGIVVVFDFDHTIIDCDSDDWVFDQFGVTKLFNQLLSTMSWNTSVDMVMKEIHSQGGTVEEMVEGLKRVPLHPQMITAIKSAHSLGCDLRIVSDANVFFIETILKHYDLLEYFSEIITNPNCVDEQGRFRVLSYNDFAFSDPHMCSLACPPNMCKGKIIERMRDSLAFDEGKKQIIYIGDGKGDFCPSLKMRQGDYVMPRKNYPVWKLICNSLPHIKAEIHEWSSGDDFIGKLLDLINKINVISGDEEMANHIAAKSVLQSPIVTCNHQVVLPHPQALPC; from the exons ATGGCTGGAATTGTGGTGGTTTTCGattttgatcatactattattgATTGTGATAGTGATGATTGGGTTTTCGATCAATTCGGTGTAACCAAGTTGTTTAATCAACTTCTCAGTACCATGTCATGGAACACAAGTGTG gaCATGGTGATGAAAGAAATTCATTCACAGGGAGGAACAGTAGAGGAGATGGTTGAAGGTCTGAAAAGAGTACCTTTACATCCTCAGATGATCACAGCCATTAAATCAGCTCATTCGCTAGG ATGCGATTTGAGAATTGTGAGCGACGCGAATGTTTTCTTCATTGAGACAATCTTGAAGCATTATGATCTACTTGAATATTTCTCCGAAATCATTACGAATCCTAATTGCGTAGACGAACAAGGGCGGTTTAGGGTTCTGTCTTACAATGATTTCGCCTTCTCTGATCCTCATATGTGCAGCCTCGCATGCCCTCCTAATATGTGCAAG GGGAAGATTATCGAGCGAATGCGAGATTCTTTGGCTTTCGACGAAGGAAAGAAGCAAATCATCTATATTGGAGACGGAAAAGGTGATTTCTGCCCGAGTTTGAAAATGCGACAGGGGGATTATGTGATGCCAAGGAAGAATTATCCGGTCTGGAAATTGATATGCAACAGTTTACCACACATCAAAGCAGAGATTCATGAATGGAGCAGCGGAGATGATTTCATAGGGAAACTTCTTGATCTCATTAACAAGATCAATGTCATTTCTGGGGATGAAGAAATGGCAAACCATATTGCTGCCAAGTCAGTGCTGCAGTCTCCAATTGTAACATGTAACCATCAAGTAGTATTACCACATCCCCAAGCCCTACCTTGTTAA